The genomic DNA CTGATGAGAATAAGCTCCTGTGATGGGTTGTCTATCCATATATCTCTGAAGGATCTCTCCCTCACGTTCCCAGCGATTATATGAGGCATGAACTGGCATGGATGGACATCACCTCTGGGAGAGATATTTGCGACCTTGGACCCTGCGCTGCATCCTCCAGCGTTCATGAGCAGCATCCTCGCCCGCTCTAGCCTCTCCGGATCGCTCTTCAGCATTTCCAGGAGATAGGCTCCATCTATCGGCGAGTCTGTTGTGAGTATCTCGATCTCCCTGTCGCTCAGCTCCAGCGCGGCCTCCATGAGCAGGCGTATCACAGATCTCCGCTGCTCGGGCGTGACGTCTCTCTCGGCAATGCCGCTGCCCCGGCCTGCCGGCACGAGATGATACATGCAGAACCTGGGGATCTCCAGATCGAGAGCGAGCTTCAGCAGCGCGGGGATGTCGTACCAGTTGTCCCTGGTGAGCGTGACCCTGAGCCCGGTCTTCAGCCCAGCATTCCTGGCGTTGATCAGCCCCTGAACCGCCCTGGCATGGGCACCCGGGACTCCCCTGAACCTGTCATGAACCTCAGGAGATGATGAGTCCAGGCTCACACCAACGTATCTTATTCCTGCCTCCCTGAGCAGCATCGCGACCTCTGGAGTTATCAGAGTGCCGTTTGTGGATATCGCGCACCTCAGGTTTTTTTCTTTAGCGTGAAACGCATACGCCCAGAAGTTCCGGCTCATGAGCGGCTCGCCGCCTGTGAGTATGAGCATCGGGATTTTGAGATCTGCAAGCTCATCTATCAGCCGTATTCCCTCATCGAGCGAGAGCTCATCCGTCATCTCATCATTCGCATCTATGTAGCAGTGATCGCATCTCAAATTGCATCTCCGGGTCAGATTCCACATCACGACAGGTCTTGTCTCCCCGGAGAACCTCACCAGATCGGGAGGCAGGCTCTCACAGGGCTGATCCGCAGCCCTGATCGCATCCCAGACCGTCGCTCTATCCGCAAGAATCTTCGAGATTATTATCAGGATCTCACCCCGATCTCCCTTCTGGCAGCCTCGAGCATGCCCTCAAACGTGTATCTCTCAGGGATGAGATCGACCCTCACCCCGAACTCCCCGAGCACCTCAGCCGTCGGCGGGCCGATGGCGACAACAAGCGCAGAGTCCAGAGCCCTCCTGAGATGATCTTCCATCCCGAGCTCCTCAGACCTTCTCATCAGATACCTCACAGTGGATCCGCTGGTGAACGCGAAGACATCTATGAGCTCCGCCCTTCTTATGAGATCGTCCAGCCTGCTGTCCTCAGATCCTTTCACTTCGTACACAGGCACATCCTCAACCTCAATCCCAGAGGATCTCAATCCCTGGAGCAGCGCGGGAGATCCCTGGGCGCTCCTGAGAAGCAGCACACTTTTGAATCCTCCGAGAGCGTTGACAAGACCTCTCGAGCTGTACTCAGCCGGGATCACATCGACATTCACGCCCCTCTCTGAGAGAGCCTGCGCGGTCTTCGGACCTATGGCTGCGACGCGCTTCTTCTGGATCAGATCGACCAGATCAGATCTCCTGGAGATGATCTCCACACCGTTCGAGCTCGTGAAGACCACGCACTCCGTTTTCTCTATCCTCTCCTTTATGTCATGAGGAAGCTCCAGCGCCCTGAGTGAGATCGACGGAGCCGCGACGGGAATGAAGCCATACCTCTCCGCGAGTCTCACAGAAACATCCAGCTGTTTTTCAGCACGTAGAATCGCTATCCTTCTTTGTCGTAGATACCTCTCGAGATCGACCACATCTCCAACAACGAGAACCGCGGGCGATTTCACTCCAGAGGATGATGCACGCTCCGCTATGTCACCCAGCGTCCCCCTCACACACCTCTGATCTGGCCAGCTCCCGCGCTCTATCAGCGCTGCAGGCGTCTGAGGGCTCAATCCACCATCTAAGAGCATCGACGTGTTCTCCCTGATCCTGCCCACGCCCATGAGGACGACCAGAGTGCCTCCAAGCCTGGCCAGAGCGTGCCAGTCGAGCTCCTTATCCTTGCCCGGCTCTTCATGCCCTGTGACGACTGTTAAGGCGGTGGAGATCCCGCGGTGAGTCACAGGTATGCCGGCAAGCGCTGGCGCTGCTATCGCTGAGGTCACGCCGGGCACCACTTCAAAGGGAATGCCAGCTTCCCTGAGGGCGAGCGCCTCCTCCCCGCCGCGACCGAAGAGATACGGATCGCCCCCCTTGAGCCTCACAACTATCTTCCCCTCTCGAGCTTTTTCGATGAGAAGCTCGTTGATCTCCTCCTGGGAGAGCTTGTGTTTGCCAGGCGCCTTTCCGACGTCGATGATCTCAGCTTTAAGATCCCTGAGCAGCTTCTCGTTCAGGAGCCGGTCGTGGAGAACAACATCCGCCTCCCTGAGCAATCTCAAACCCTTGACGGTTATCAGCTCTGGATCGCCGGGTCCGGCGCCTACCAGATACACCTTTCCAGCATCACCGTTCAATCTCTACAGCCTCCCTCACCAGCTCATCACCGCCCATCTCCAGGAGGCGCCTCCCGATCCTCTCAGCGCTCTCCAGACCATCTCTGGGGACTGTATCCTCAAGCCTGACGAACCTCTCCCCGTCCTTCGAGAGTATCTCCGCTGTGACATGTATCCTATCACCGAGATGCCGCGCAAAGACCGCCATCGGAACCAGGCATCCACCTCCGACAACCTCCATTATCCTCCGCTCAACCATTGTCTCCTCCCTCGAGGGCCTGTGATCTATCAGGCTCGCCAGCGCGTCGCCTTCTGTGCCGGCGACGGATACGACAGCTATTGTCCCCTGGTTCGGTGAGGGAACGAAGAAGCCGGGATCGAGCACCTTGTAACCTAGGTGATATCCCATGCGCTGAACACCTGCCTCAGCTATGACTATGCCATCATACTCTCCAGCATGCAGCTTCCTGAGCCTGGTCTGGAGGTTCCCGCGAAGGCTTCTCACCACCAGATCTGGCCTGGCCCTTCTGAGCTGTGCCGCCCTTCTCATGCTGGACGTGCCGATGACAGCTCCGCTTTTGAGATCATCCAGGCCGGAGCCATCCTTTGTGAGCAAGATATCACATGGCGAGTCTCTTTTCATGATCGCTGCTATCCTGAGCCTCTCAGGGCGCTTGCTGGGGAGGTCCTTCATGCTGTGCACCGCGAGATCTATCTCGCCGGAGAGCATCCGCTCATCTATCTCCCTCACGAACAACCCCTGCCCGGAGATCATGTGCAGCGGCCTGTCGAGAAAGAGATCTCCGCTGGTCCTGACCGTCACTATCTCAGCCTCTGCGCCGTGCTCGATAAGGCGCTTCGCAACGATCTCTGTCTGCCGCAGCGCCAGAGGGCTGCCACGTGTACCGATTCTCAGCCTTTGAGGAATAGCTTGAACGCCTCCAGTGTTTTATCTATGATCTCCTTATCGTGAGATGCTGATATGAAGTCCGTCTCGTACTGGCTGGGCGTGAGGAATATGCCGGCCTCGAGCATCCTCCAGAAGAATCTCAGGTATCCCTCTTTATCACACCTCAATGCCTCTGAGTAGTTTCTGGGAAGTGGGCCGAAGAAGACCTTGAACATCGAGGCCACCCCGGATACGCTGTAATCCAACTTCAAATCCTCAACGATATCCGAGATCCCCTTCCTCAGATACGACCCCATCTCGTTGATCCTGTCGAGAACACCTCTCTCAAGTATATCCAGAGTCGCGAGGCCTGCTGCCATGGATACCGGAGATCCGTTGAACGTCCCGGCCTGGTAGATCCCACCCTGAGGGGCCACGTTCTCCATGATCTCTCGACGCCCGCCGACGGCGCCTATCGGGAACCCTCCGCCTATTATCTTCCCAAGCGTGGTGATATCAGCCCTGACCCTGTAGTAGCTCTGTGCGCCCCCAAGTGCGAGCCTGAAGCCTGTTATGACCTCGTCGAATATCAGAAGGGCGTCATGCTCCTCTGTAATCCTTCGCACACCCTCCAGGTATCCGTCCATGGGGAGCACGGGCCCTATGTTGCCCAGAACAGGCTCCATTATCACCGCTGCCACATCATCTTCTCTCAGTGCTGCCTCCATGGCCTGGATATCGTTGTATGGAACCAGCACGGTGTTCTTCGCAGTATCCGCGGGCACGCCCTTCGAGTCGGGCACGCCGATCGTAGTGGCTCCGGATCCTGCTTTAACGAGAACAGAGTCGTGAGCCCCGTGAAATCCGCCCTCGATCTTTACAATCTTATCCTTCCCGGTGAAGCCGCGGGCGATCCTCAGAGCGGCCATCGTCGCCTCTGTGCCTGTGCTCACGAACCTGATCATCTCAATGGATGGGTAATGGGAGATTATGCGCTCTGCGAGCTCGACCTCCAGGGCGGTTGGCGTGCCATAGAGCCAGCCCCGCTCGATTTGTTCCTCGACCTTTCTCATCACTTCCGGGTTTCTGTGCCCGAGGATCATTGGACCGTAGGCAAGACAGTAGTCGATGAAACTGTTGCCGTCCTCGTCCCAGAGGTAGGGCCCCTCTGCCCTTTTAACGTAAAACGGATACGGCCTTATCGCCCTGACCGGACTGCTTACACCTCCGGGCATGAGCCTCTTCGCGCGCTCGTAGAGACTTCTGGAGGAGTTGAGATTCATGGTATCAGCGCTCACATGAGACCTAATCAATCTTGCGACCTGCGATCCTCCATCCCTTCTCAGATGCGATCCTGATGATATCCTTCACTGGAATGTTCAGCTCCTCTGCGATGCGCCTGCAGACATCATGCTCCGGCTTCACGCTTATTATCTCTCCTCCAATGGATCCGATCTTAACAGGCACGGATCTGCCCATGACCTCGACGCTCTCGATCCTCCGCTCTGCGATCAGCCTGTGGAGCGCGGGGAAGACCCTGACCCCCAGACTGCCGGTCTCCCTCATCAGAACCGCGGAGAGCTTGCGCGCGTCGTTCTCTCTGGAGATTATGGATATCACGCTCCCGCTCCTGCCTTTCTTCATGACAGCCGGCACAACCGTCACATCGAGCGCCCCCTCTTTCATGAGCATGTCGATGAGACTTCCCAGGAT from Methanothrix thermoacetophila PT includes the following:
- a CDS encoding radical SAM/SPASM domain-containing protein, coding for MLIIISKILADRATVWDAIRAADQPCESLPPDLVRFSGETRPVVMWNLTRRCNLRCDHCYIDANDEMTDELSLDEGIRLIDELADLKIPMLILTGGEPLMSRNFWAYAFHAKEKNLRCAISTNGTLITPEVAMLLREAGIRYVGVSLDSSSPEVHDRFRGVPGAHARAVQGLINARNAGLKTGLRVTLTRDNWYDIPALLKLALDLEIPRFCMYHLVPAGRGSGIAERDVTPEQRRSVIRLLMEAALELSDREIEILTTDSPIDGAYLLEMLKSDPERLERARMLLMNAGGCSAGSKVANISPRGDVHPCQFMPHIIAGNVRERSFRDIWIDNPSQELILIRNSKKHLKGACGSCSYADLCGGCRQKAFYYRGDILETDPTCMLEHVEIGGQAES
- the cobA gene encoding uroporphyrinogen-III C-methyltransferase; this translates as MNGDAGKVYLVGAGPGDPELITVKGLRLLREADVVLHDRLLNEKLLRDLKAEIIDVGKAPGKHKLSQEEINELLIEKAREGKIVVRLKGGDPYLFGRGGEEALALREAGIPFEVVPGVTSAIAAPALAGIPVTHRGISTALTVVTGHEEPGKDKELDWHALARLGGTLVVLMGVGRIRENTSMLLDGGLSPQTPAALIERGSWPDQRCVRGTLGDIAERASSSGVKSPAVLVVGDVVDLERYLRQRRIAILRAEKQLDVSVRLAERYGFIPVAAPSISLRALELPHDIKERIEKTECVVFTSSNGVEIISRRSDLVDLIQKKRVAAIGPKTAQALSERGVNVDVIPAEYSSRGLVNALGGFKSVLLLRSAQGSPALLQGLRSSGIEVEDVPVYEVKGSEDSRLDDLIRRAELIDVFAFTSGSTVRYLMRRSEELGMEDHLRRALDSALVVAIGPPTAEVLGEFGVRVDLIPERYTFEGMLEAARREIGVRS
- the hemC gene encoding hydroxymethylbilane synthase, whose product is MRIGTRGSPLALRQTEIVAKRLIEHGAEAEIVTVRTSGDLFLDRPLHMISGQGLFVREIDERMLSGEIDLAVHSMKDLPSKRPERLRIAAIMKRDSPCDILLTKDGSGLDDLKSGAVIGTSSMRRAAQLRRARPDLVVRSLRGNLQTRLRKLHAGEYDGIVIAEAGVQRMGYHLGYKVLDPGFFVPSPNQGTIAVVSVAGTEGDALASLIDHRPSREETMVERRIMEVVGGGCLVPMAVFARHLGDRIHVTAEILSKDGERFVRLEDTVPRDGLESAERIGRRLLEMGGDELVREAVEIER
- the hemL gene encoding glutamate-1-semialdehyde 2,1-aminomutase — encoded protein: MNLNSSRSLYERAKRLMPGGVSSPVRAIRPYPFYVKRAEGPYLWDEDGNSFIDYCLAYGPMILGHRNPEVMRKVEEQIERGWLYGTPTALEVELAERIISHYPSIEMIRFVSTGTEATMAALRIARGFTGKDKIVKIEGGFHGAHDSVLVKAGSGATTIGVPDSKGVPADTAKNTVLVPYNDIQAMEAALREDDVAAVIMEPVLGNIGPVLPMDGYLEGVRRITEEHDALLIFDEVITGFRLALGGAQSYYRVRADITTLGKIIGGGFPIGAVGGRREIMENVAPQGGIYQAGTFNGSPVSMAAGLATLDILERGVLDRINEMGSYLRKGISDIVEDLKLDYSVSGVASMFKVFFGPLPRNYSEALRCDKEGYLRFFWRMLEAGIFLTPSQYETDFISASHDKEIIDKTLEAFKLFLKG